Within the Flavobacteriales bacterium genome, the region TTGTCACCGGTATTCACCAGCAGCTTGTCACCCGGTCGAATGTCTTCGTAATTTTTCTCTGTTACCTGCCCATCCGTTCCGAGCACCTTGGCTTTGGTTACCCTGAGTTTGTTCAGTTCGGCCAGCGCCGTGGTGGTTTGCCGCACCGACTTTTCCTCGAGCAGGTTGCCCAGCAGGATCAGTGTGATGATTGTGGCTGCCGTTTCGAAGAAAAGGTAATGGTGCATCTCCGGCTTGCCATAGTAAAGGAGTGCTCCGGCCAGGCTATAGAAAAATGCCGAAGAAGAACCCACGGTGATCAGTACGTCCATGTTGGGTACGCCACTCTTCAGGGAGGCCCATGCGCTGCGCCCGAAATGATACATGCCGATAAGGTATACGGGCAGACTGAGGGCCAACTGGAAAAATGGGTTTTGCAACCACGTTACATTCGGCAGGAACATGTGTAGTACCAGCGGTAGTGACAGGCCGGCGCATATCCAGAACGGACGGGCGAGGTGGCTGTGTTCATGATGGCTGTGATCATGTGTGCCGGTGTGCTCGGGCTGACCGGCACGGTAGCCCAGGGCCTCGATGTGTGCGATCATGTCGGGTATCCGGGAAGGGTCGGTTACATTGAAAGCGGCTTCTTTGGTAACGAAGTTCACCTCCACATTTTCAGCGCCGTCTTTTTCCAGGCTGCGTGAGACCGATTGGGCACAATTCACACAGGTCATGCCATTGACTTCCAGTCGGACCGGTGTATGTTGTTCAGACATATGACAAAGGTAATTATTTGAAAAGCAGTGCTGATGACAATGCAGGAAATCAAAAAATATTTACTTTTGCAAACCTTTCCCGCTGCATCCGGTATGCAGGGGAAGAAATACGGTGGCTGTAGCTCAGTTGGTTAGAGCATCAGATTGTGGTTCTGAGGGTCGCCGGTTCGAGCCCGGTTAGCCACCCGATGAAAAAGCGTCCCACATGTGCGGGGCGCTTTTTTTATATCCCCGATCAACAAATTGCCCGGTCGAGAAAATTCTTTTTTATATTTACCCCATCAACGCTTCAAAGTAAAATGGAACATCATTCTTCAAACAACGCGAACCCGTCCGCTGAGATCTTTGCAGGAGTATATGCTGCAGTGCTTGCGCTCGCCTGGGCCGCGCTGATCATTTTCGGTTAAAGGCCGTTTACCCGTGACTACCATCCGGGAATTCGTTTGATCGCCTGACATGCTGTTTCACGAATGGGGATAATATCTACCTTTGTGCATGCACGACAGTATTCTCATTTTAGATTTCGGATCGCAGTACACCCAGTTGATTGCCCGCAGGGTTCGGGAGTTGAATGTTTACTGCGAAATAGTTCCCTTTAACAACATTCCTGATTTCGGTGAAGAGGTGAGAGGAGTCATCCTTTCAGGTAGCCCGTCATCTGTTCGCGATAACAAAGCCCCCGCGCCGGACCTAGCCCGCATCAGGGGGCGCTTGCCTTTGTTGGGTATTTGTTACGGTGCACAATGGCTTGCCCAAAGTTCCGGAGGCGAAGTAACGCCTTCTGAGAACCGCGAATACGGAAGGGCAAACCTCACCTCCTTAAACGATAACAGTTCCCTGCTGAAGGGTATGACCGTTGGAAGCCAGGTGTGGATGTCACACGCGGATACCATCCGTGCCGTACCCGATTCATTCGAAACACTCGCAAGTACACCTGATGTGGCGATCGCAGCATTCGGCATCAAAGGCGAAACCACATTCGGTATCCAGTTTCATCCGGAAGTGACCCATTCCACCGAAGGCCTTACACTGCTACGCAATTTCGTGGTGGATGTGTGCGGTTGCAAACAAGACTGGACCCCCGAGTCTTATATAGGCGAAACCGAGAAGAACCTGAGAAAACAACTCGGGAGCGACAAGGTTGTGCTCGGACTTTCCGGAGGCGTTGACTCTACCGTCGCAGCCGGATTGCTTAATCGCGCCATTGGTGAAAACCTGTATTGCATTTTTGTAGACAACGGACTGCTGCGTAAAAATGAGTTTGAGGACGTGCTGACGCAGTACAAGAAAATGGGATTGAATGTGAAAGGTGTGGATGCACGCGATCGTTTTCTTCATGCGTTGAAAGGCATATCGGATCCCGAACAGAAACGCAAAATCATCGGAAGGGTATTCATTGAGGTGTTCGACGAAGAGGCGCACGCCATACAGGATGTGAAATGGCTGGGCCAGGGCACCATCTATCCCGACGTGATTGAATCCGTTTCGGTAAAGGGACCTTCGGCCACCATCAAGTCCCATCACAACGTTGGCGGGTTGCCCGATTACATGAAACTCAAGATTGTGGAACCCCTGCGCTTCCTCTTTAAGGATGAAGTTCGCAATGTGGGTAAAAGTCTCGGCTTACCGGAAGACCGCCTAGGTCGTCATCCTTTCCCGGGACCGGGTCTGGCCATTCGCATCCTGGGAGAAGTGACCCCGGAGAAAGTTTCCATCCTGCAGGAAGTGGATCACATTTTCATTTCAGGTTTGGTCAAACACAACTTGTATAATACCACCTGGCAGGCAGGAGCGATCTTTTTGCCCGTACAGTCGGTCGGAGTCATGGGAGACGAACGCACGTATGAAAACGTTGTATGTCTGAGGGCGGTCACCTCTGTGGATGGCATGACCGCCGACTGGTGTCACCTGCCCTATGAGTTCCTCGGAAAGATCTCCAATGAGATCATCAACAAAGTGAAAGGCGTGAACAGGGTGGTGTACGATATCAGTTCAAAACCACCGGCAACCATCGAATGGGAATAACATCATCAAATCGTTTGTCCCGCATCTTTGTTACTTGCGGACTCCTGTGTGTAAGCGCATACACCTTTGGCCAACAGCCCGAATGGCATGAGGGAGATACCATCCAGGCGTACGGCAAAACCGCCGTAGTGCGAAAAGTGGAAAAGGGGCTCACGTTGTATTCGCTTTCCAAAAAACACCATGTTGAAATCGAGGAAATTCTGGATTTGAATCCCCGGGTTCGCGCAAGCGGGCTGCAGGAAGACCAGCTGGTTCTGATCCCGATTCCACAGAAGGTAACCAAGGCTTTCCCACCCAAGAAAGAACCTGAAAAACCCGGTAAGGTGGAAGGGTATAGCTACCACGAAGTGGCAAAAGGTGAAACCATGTATTCGTTGGCAAAGCAATACGACCTTACGGTTGACGAACTCACCATGGAAAACCCCATTGTGCAGCAACAAGGTCTGAAGGCCGGCATGGAACTTCGTATTCCCGTGCATGGAAAAGGAGGTAAGGAGGGAGATGTGCCGGCGATCGAACCTGTGGTTTCCAGCGACGCCATGAACATGGAAAGCATGGATTCTATTCCGATGCCTCCGGTAGACTCGGGAGCGTTGAAATTGAAATATACAGTGTCGCTGTTATTGCCGCTATACCTGGATTTGAACGACTCTACCGAGGCGCGTATGCGCCGTGAGCCGCCAGCAGGTGAAATGGAAGATCATGTGCTCCCCCAATCGAGGCTCGGATTGGAATTCTATCAAGGCGTGCTGATGGCCAGTGATTCGGTTTCAAATGCCAACGGCATCGGATTCAACCTGAAGGTGTACGACACGGAAAATGATACCAACGTGGTGAAAAAGTTGGTACGGCAAGGTGCCCTGGATAGCACCGACCTGGTGATCGGACCTATGTATGAGAATTGCTGGAACACAATTTTGCCGACTGCACGCCGCAAGCATGTGGATGTTGTGAGTCCGTTTGCCATCGATGATGCATGGTTGGCCGGAATGCCGCATGCAGCCAAATTAACGACTCCTGCAGCCGTGCATGTAAGGACACTCGGTAAACTCGGTGCCGCAAAGTACAGTCATCACAAATTCATCGTTGTGTACCTGGATCGGGACGGTGACCGGGAATTGAAGGATGAATTCCGGCATGCCCTCTACACTTCATTGCCTGTATACAGGGATTCGTCTGCGGTGAATTATAAGGAAGTGAATTACTCCAAAGAGAAAATTGAAGGCGTGAGGTCACAGCTATCTGCTAAGGATACCAATGTGGTGGTTTTTCTTAGCAAGGAATATTCACTGGTAAGCGATCTGATTTCCAAGTTGAACTACTCTGCGGTAAAAACAGATGGACCGGACATCATCCTTTTCGGTATGCCGAATTGGAAAGGATTCGACAACATCGATGTGGCCTACCTGCAGAATCTGTTCGTTCATATTCCATCCTCTTATCATGTGGATTATTCCAATCCTGCGGTGACGGAATTCATGGTAAGGTTCAGGGATCGATTCCATACCGATCCTTCCAACTATGCCTTCCTGGGTTATGATGTGGCGATGTTCTTCCTGGAACGCCTGGCCACCAACGGGGTTCATGCATGTACGACATGGGACCAGCCGGTAGGGCATATTTTTCGCGGATTGCAAACCGGCTTTCAGTTTACCCGCAAACCG harbors:
- the guaA gene encoding glutamine-hydrolyzing GMP synthase codes for the protein MHDSILILDFGSQYTQLIARRVRELNVYCEIVPFNNIPDFGEEVRGVILSGSPSSVRDNKAPAPDLARIRGRLPLLGICYGAQWLAQSSGGEVTPSENREYGRANLTSLNDNSSLLKGMTVGSQVWMSHADTIRAVPDSFETLASTPDVAIAAFGIKGETTFGIQFHPEVTHSTEGLTLLRNFVVDVCGCKQDWTPESYIGETEKNLRKQLGSDKVVLGLSGGVDSTVAAGLLNRAIGENLYCIFVDNGLLRKNEFEDVLTQYKKMGLNVKGVDARDRFLHALKGISDPEQKRKIIGRVFIEVFDEEAHAIQDVKWLGQGTIYPDVIESVSVKGPSATIKSHHNVGGLPDYMKLKIVEPLRFLFKDEVRNVGKSLGLPEDRLGRHPFPGPGLAIRILGEVTPEKVSILQEVDHIFISGLVKHNLYNTTWQAGAIFLPVQSVGVMGDERTYENVVCLRAVTSVDGMTADWCHLPYEFLGKISNEIINKVKGVNRVVYDISSKPPATIEWE
- a CDS encoding LysM peptidoglycan-binding domain-containing protein — encoded protein: MSRIFVTCGLLCVSAYTFGQQPEWHEGDTIQAYGKTAVVRKVEKGLTLYSLSKKHHVEIEEILDLNPRVRASGLQEDQLVLIPIPQKVTKAFPPKKEPEKPGKVEGYSYHEVAKGETMYSLAKQYDLTVDELTMENPIVQQQGLKAGMELRIPVHGKGGKEGDVPAIEPVVSSDAMNMESMDSIPMPPVDSGALKLKYTVSLLLPLYLDLNDSTEARMRREPPAGEMEDHVLPQSRLGLEFYQGVLMASDSVSNANGIGFNLKVYDTENDTNVVKKLVRQGALDSTDLVIGPMYENCWNTILPTARRKHVDVVSPFAIDDAWLAGMPHAAKLTTPAAVHVRTLGKLGAAKYSHHKFIVVYLDRDGDRELKDEFRHALYTSLPVYRDSSAVNYKEVNYSKEKIEGVRSQLSAKDTNVVVFLSKEYSLVSDLISKLNYSAVKTDGPDIILFGMPNWKGFDNIDVAYLQNLFVHIPSSYHVDYSNPAVTEFMVRFRDRFHTDPSNYAFLGYDVAMFFLERLATNGVHACTTWDQPVGHIFRGLQTGFQFTRKPGYGVENGYTHVYLVNDFELKDANVFKIHPPEPGTEKGKK